The Arachis hypogaea cultivar Tifrunner chromosome 16, arahy.Tifrunner.gnm2.J5K5, whole genome shotgun sequence genome contains a region encoding:
- the LOC112754681 gene encoding metacaspase-9 has protein sequence MEGKSKRQAVLVGCNYYNTPNELHGCINDVLAMRDTLVKRFEFEPANIEVLTDAPGSSLPLPTGANIKLALARMVDAAKAGDVLYFHYSGHGTRIPSKKRGHPFRQEEAIVPCDFNLITDLDFRQLVNRLPSGASLTILSDSCHSGGLIDKEKEQIGPSSVISKSEAPKNYTYTPKTIPFESILQHLSSLTKINTTDIGTHLLESFGEEASLRFRLPLPDPELSTPLRADNGVLLSGCQPDETSADMRPNEVSAKAYGAFSNAVQMVLKENPGMISNREVVILARKLLQSQGFQQHPCLYCSDENANATFLWQS, from the exons ATGGAGGGAAAGAGCAAGAGGCAAGCTGTTTTGGTGGGGTGCAATTACTATAACACCCCTAACGAGTTGCATGGCTGCATAAACGATGTGCTGGCTATGAGGGACACACTAGTGAAGCGCTTTGAGTTTGAACCTGCGAACATTGAGGTCCTAACCGATGCACCCGGCTCATCTTTGCCTTTGCCCACCGGTGCCAACATCAAGCTGGCGCTGGCTCGCATGGTGGATGCAGCCAAAGCTGGGGATGTTCTGTACTTTCACTACAGTGGACATGGAACCAGGATCCCTTCAAAGAAACGTGGCCATCCATTCCGCCAAGAGGAAGCAATTGTGCCTTGTGACTTCAATCTTATCACAG ATTTGGATTTTCGGCAACTGGTGAACCGGCTGCCTAGTGGCGCGAGCCTGACAATCCTGTCAGACTCATGCCACAGCGGCGGCCTAATCGACAAAGAGAAGGAACAAATCGGGCCATCATCAGTAATCTCCAAAAGTGAAGCACCGAAAAATTACACTTACACCCCAAAGACAATTCCCTTTGAGTCCATATTGCAGCACCTTTCATCGCTAACAAAAATAAACACCACTGACATTGGAACACACTTGTTAGAATCCTTCGGTGAGGAAGCCAGCCTGAGGTTCCGGCTTCCCCTGCCGGATCCTGAATTGTCCACACCGCTTCGGGCGGACAACGGCGTTCTGCTGAGTGGCTGCCAGCCTGACGAGACATCTGCCGACATGAGGCCGAACGAAGTGAGTGCAAAGGCTTATGGTGCATTCAGCAATGCCGTTCAGATGGTTTTGAAGGAGAATCCTGGTATGATAAGTAACAGAGAAGTTGTGATTTTAGCTAGGAAGTTGCTTCAATCACAGGGGTTTCAGCAGCATCCTTGTCTCTATTGCAGTGATGAGAATGCAAATGCTACTTTCTTGTGGCAAAGTTAA